A portion of the Sphaerochaeta pleomorpha str. Grapes genome contains these proteins:
- a CDS encoding type III PLP-dependent enzyme yields MKDTLGIEKLIAFSQAKETPLIVIDLAQIKDNYQELTTLFPQASIYYAVKANPAVEILSLLDSQKSNFDVASRYELDQLLALGVEGSRISFGNTIKKATDIAYFYEKGVRLFASDSEQDIRNLAEHAPNSKIYVRLLPEESSSADWPLSRKFGCSTEMAFDLIVLAQKLGLEPFGLSFHVGSQQRDIEQWGNAISRCAALAKELKETKQIEIRMLNMGGGFPATYKLPNAPLEEYASKINFYLEREFGDDHLQIIIEPGRSLAADSGTLVTQVILVSKKSTGGTPRWVYVDAGLFNGMIETLDESIKYRIVSEKTGPTDNVILAGPTCDSMDVMYEKEKVELPLDLKQGDRLYIRSAGAYTASYASVAFNGFPPIQTFFLQ; encoded by the coding sequence ATGAAAGATACCCTTGGCATTGAAAAATTAATTGCTTTTTCCCAAGCAAAGGAAACCCCGCTCATCGTTATTGATCTTGCCCAGATCAAAGACAATTACCAAGAACTCACCACCCTGTTTCCCCAGGCTTCGATCTACTATGCAGTGAAGGCGAATCCAGCAGTGGAAATCCTTTCGCTCCTAGATTCCCAGAAGTCTAATTTTGATGTCGCTTCACGGTACGAACTGGATCAACTCTTGGCTTTAGGCGTCGAAGGAAGCAGGATAAGCTTTGGCAACACAATCAAAAAAGCCACTGATATTGCCTATTTTTATGAAAAAGGTGTCAGACTCTTTGCCTCTGACAGCGAGCAAGATATCAGAAACCTCGCAGAACATGCACCGAACAGCAAAATCTACGTAAGGCTTCTCCCTGAGGAAAGTTCCTCAGCAGACTGGCCGTTATCAAGGAAATTCGGATGCAGTACCGAAATGGCGTTCGATTTAATCGTATTGGCTCAAAAGCTGGGACTGGAACCCTTTGGGCTCTCCTTCCATGTAGGAAGCCAGCAACGTGATATCGAACAATGGGGTAATGCAATTTCCCGCTGTGCAGCCCTTGCAAAAGAACTCAAGGAAACAAAACAGATTGAGATCAGAATGCTCAATATGGGGGGAGGGTTTCCTGCAACCTACAAACTCCCGAACGCACCCTTGGAAGAGTATGCTTCAAAAATCAATTTTTACCTGGAGAGGGAATTCGGCGACGATCACCTGCAGATAATCATCGAACCGGGAAGGTCATTGGCAGCAGATAGCGGCACGCTGGTAACGCAAGTCATTTTGGTGTCGAAAAAAAGCACGGGAGGCACCCCTCGCTGGGTCTATGTGGATGCCGGCTTGTTCAATGGAATGATTGAAACCCTTGATGAATCGATTAAATATCGTATTGTTTCCGAAAAGACAGGCCCAACGGACAACGTTATCCTCGCTGGGCCTACCTGTGACAGTATGGATGTCATGTATGAAAAGGAAAAAGTTGAACTACCCTTGGATCTTAAGCAGGGAGACCGGCTATATATCCGGTCTGCCGGGGCTTATACAGCAAGCTATGCCTCCGTGGCCTTCAATGGATTTCCCCCCATACAAACATTTTTCCTGCAATGA
- a CDS encoding TraR/DksA family transcriptional regulator, which translates to MAETFSHEMEQELISMRKELLDKLTEDNVDFRDMVNSMGIKDSIDVAADDIAFKKMEAINKHEASRLKAIENALARIHNGRYGLCLKCGKKIPEQRLRAIPYAVLCFECKNAEEIPGHR; encoded by the coding sequence GTGGCCGAGACTTTCTCACATGAAATGGAACAGGAGCTGATTTCAATGCGTAAGGAGTTGCTTGATAAGCTTACCGAGGATAATGTTGACTTCAGGGATATGGTAAATTCCATGGGTATCAAGGATAGTATCGATGTGGCTGCCGATGATATTGCCTTCAAAAAAATGGAAGCCATAAACAAGCATGAGGCTTCACGCCTAAAAGCAATTGAAAATGCATTGGCTCGAATCCATAACGGTAGGTATGGTCTTTGTTTGAAATGCGGTAAAAAGATACCTGAACAGAGACTTAGGGCCATACCCTATGCGGTCTTATGCTTTGAATGCAAGAATGCCGAGGAAATTCCCGGCCATAGATAA